The Stenotrophomonas sp. ASS1 genome segment GACGCCGATCGCGATGTATCCAAGGCCCTCGGCTTCTAACCTGACTGGACCCCACTATGGCCACTGCCGGCTCAATCGTTGTCGACCTACTGATGCGCACCGGGTCGTTCGAGACCGACACCAACCGCGCGTCCAAGCAGATGAAGAAGCTTGGCAAGGACGCTGGGGAGACCGCTGCTGATATCGGGCGCGCCTTCGGACTTATCGGCGGAACGATCGCAGGTGGGCTGGCCACGGCCGGCACGGCGGTTCTGGGTTGGACCCGACAGCTGGTCGATGCATCGGCGGAGCTGGAGAAGTTCTCCCGTCTGTCAGGAACCAACGAGCAGGTGTTCCAGCGCATGGCGGCCGGCGCGGCGACCGTTGGCATCCAGCAGGACAAGCTGGCCGATATCTTCAAGGACACCCAGGACAAGCTGGGTGATTTCCTGCAGACCGGCGGCGGCGCGATGAAGGACTTCTTCGAGCAGATTGCACCGCGCATCGGGTTGACCGCGAAGGAGCTGCAACACCTGAGCGGGCCGGAAGTGCTGCAGCGGTACTACAGTGCTCTGGAGCAGGCCGGCGCTAGCCAGGCCGAGATGGTCTTCTACATGGAGGCGATCGCCAGCGACTCATCGATGCTGGCACCGCTGCTGGCACGCAACGGCGAGGGATTCAAGAAGTGGGGCGATGAGGCGCAACGCCTTGGTGCTGTGCTCGACGCCGATACCCTAGCCGCTATGAAGGAGGTCAAGGAACAGTCCAACCTGATCCAATTGGCCTTCCAGGGGCTGAAGAACGAGGTAGCAGCCGAACTGCTGCCACAGTTCAAGGAGCTGACCGCTTTCCTTGGATCCGACCAGACCAAGAGCGCCTTCGTCACTATCACCAAGTGGGTTGGAGACCTGGCCGCTGAGATGGCCAATGGTGCGGTGCTGATCGTCAACTTTATCGACAAGGTCAACCAGCTTCGAAATCTGGACGCGGGCGGCATGGTCAGCGCCGCCGGCGAAGACGCCTTGAACACCCAGATGGCGCGACTGACCGACCAGATCAACTACGCCAAGAAAAACACCTCGGGTTTGTTCGGCCTCCCACTGACCGACGGTCAGGAGGAAGCCCGCCTGAAGCGCATCAATGACCTTGAGGCCAAGCGACTCGAGATTCAGCGGGAGCTGACGAAGCGATACAAGTCGGAGGCTGCGGGCGAGAGTTTCAAGGGAGTGACGGGTTCGGTCGATAGTACGGCCCGGATTCCTGGGAGCGGCCCACCCACCGGGTCAGGCGTTGCTGGCGCGTCCGGCCGCCGCACGGGCGCTTTGACGAAAGAGAAGTCGTTACTTGAGCAGATCCAGGAAGACTACGAGGCGCTGTATGGAGCAGGCAGCGAGCGTGCTGACGATCAGATCGCCAAACTGGAGCGCGAGATTGCCCTGCATGGGGATCTCAGTGAGGTGGCCAAGGTCAACTACGACATACAGACCAACGCCTACGGCGCGCTTAGCGAGGCGCAGGCCGAGGTTCTTCGCAATCTGGCGGCGGTGAAGGACGCACAGGACGATTTTGCCGCGCTCTATGGGGATGGGCTGCAGGACCTGGCCAGCAAAACCCAGGATGCAAACAGCCAGATGAGCACCTTTGCCGACCAGGCCGCCCGCAACATGCAGGACGCCTTCGCTGACTTCCTGTTCGATCCGTTCTCGGAGGGCTTGGGCGGGATGGTTCAGAGCTTCGTCAAGACCCTGCAGAGGATGGCTGCTCAAGCGGCGGCCTCGCAGATCTTCAAGATGATCGGGAATTGGGCGAACAGCTACAGCGGTGCCGGCTCCAGCTGGATCAATGCCATCGGCAGCGCGATCGGAGGAACGGCAGGAGGCCGTGCCGGTGGTGGCCCGGTAGCGGGCGGCAGTATGTACCGAGTCGGTGAGGGTGGCCGTCCTGAGCTGTTTGAACAGGGCGGGAAAACCTATCTGATCCCTGGTGATGCTGGATCGGTCCGGCCGATAACTGCTGGGTTGCCTGCTTCTTCGATGGGTGCTGGTGGGGGAATCAACAACAACTTTAGCACCACGCTCAACGTGACCAACGACGGCACCAGCAACACGCAGCAGGGCGCCGGCAGCGAACAGGGCCGGCAGGTGCAGCAGGCATTTACGCAGATGATCAACCAGTGGGCGGTACAGCAGTCGCGCCCCGGTGGTCTCTTCCACCAGATGAGTACGCGCAATGGCTGAGGTCTTCACCTGGTGCGTGCGCACCGAGATCACCGGCACCGGCGACTTTCTTGTCCGGGAGGCGCAGTTCGGCGACGGGTACAGGCAGACCGCGTCCGATGGCCTGAACAACGAGACCCAGCAGTGGCCGATCTCCATCGTCGGCCGCTCGTCGAAGGTGGGTCCTGCACTGGCCTTCCTGCGCGCACGGAAGGGAGCGGTTTCGTTCCTGTGGACGCCGCCGCTCGGAGTGCAGGGCCTGTACCTCTGCAAGTCCTACACCCTCACCCCACATGGCAATGGCGTCTACACGCTCAACGCCACATTCGAACAGACGTTCCAGCCGTAGGTGCGGATCATGCCACTTAATCCAGTCGATACCACAACTGACCACGGCAGCTACAAAGGGGATCCGGCCAAGACCGCCTTTGGGAAGCTCAACGATAACGACGCGTATCTCGATGGCCGGATCAATGGCGTCGCCACAGCTGCGGCGAATGCCGATACGAAGGCAACGAATGCCGCAGCCGTAGCCGCCGGAAAGGCCACAAAGGGCTCAAACGGCACTTGGCCTGACGCCATTCCTACCGCTTCGTCATTGTGGGGTTCTCCGGCGCGTATCCAGAGGTGGAACAGCAATTCCGCAGATCGCCCAGTTCCCTTTGGCTTGGCTATCTGCTGGTCAACAATGGGCCACTTCAACAAGGTCAACGACAACTGGATAAGCCAAATGGGGTTTGGTACTGACGGCGAGGTCTATTACACGCAGTCGGTCAACGGCAACCAGTTCGTGGCGTGGAGGAAATTCTGGAGTACCGGAAACACCACGGTCGACGCCAACAACTTCATCAAGCGAGCCTGACGATGGACACTACCTGTGCCGCAGCATTCAACATCCAGCCGGACGGTGGGATCGTCCTCGATGGCGACCACGCCCCGGGCACGAGCCTGGGATGTCCGTTCGAGAGCCTCGACATCAGTTGCACGCGCATCGGCCCCGGGCTGTACCAGGTTACGGGTCCGGGCGTCCAGCCGGCGGCCGGGTGGCGCGCGAGCGTATACCGTGACGAGAACGACGAGCCAACCATCCGCCTGGCCATCAAGCAGGAAGCCGATGCGGTGCTCTACACATGCACCGACCCGGCATCGGGAGAGGCGAAGGACATTGTCTACTTGCTGACTGTACGCGTCGTCGTTGATGTTTCGGAGGCCGCACAGGTGGATGATGCTGAGGTCGAGGCGCCATGATCACCGCCGATGCCCAGCAGCTCGAGCCGGGCGGCCGCGTCACGGTCTACGAGCTGGACGCCAGCAGCTTCGGCGCCGACCAGCTGTTCTTCCACGCGCACCTGCAGTCGGGCGTGATCTGGTGGCAGGGGCAGGAGTACGGCGCCTGGCCGATTGAGGCGACCGGCTTCGAGCGCACCAGCGACCAGCCGCCGAACCCGCGCCTGAAGGTAGGCAACCTCGACGGCCGGATCGCGGCCATGTGCATGCTCTACGGCGACATGGTCGGAGCCAAGGTGATCCGCCGGCAGACGCTGGTGAAGTACCTGGACGGGGCGAACTTCCCGCAGATCGTCAACCTTCTCAACAACAGCAATGCACCCATGGGGAGCAACTGGGGGAACTCAGGGACAACCGCGACGGGCTTGGCGCCTGCCCATGCAGACGGGATCCTGTTCACGCCCTGCGCGATCGCCAGCGGTGGGGTAACTTCACACAACCGACGCGGCACTCTTCGCCCGGCTCTTGTTCCCAATGGGCAAGTGGCCGTCGCTACGTTCTACTTCAAGTTTGGCACGTCGCAGAAGGTCCGGCTTGTGATCTCTAACACGGTTGGTGGCACCTACCGAGAATCACTACTGAACATCAACGCCGATGGGAGCATTGCCAGCTCATCATCCAATGCCGGCCAGCTTGAGCGCTTGGAGTACAGCGACGTTGGAGACGGAGTCATGCGGGCGGTAATCCGCATCACGTTCAACGGGGCGAGTTCTTCTAACCCATCCGTTCTTGTGGGCCCCAATTCAGCAGTTGTCGGTCAGAGCGTGATCCTCTATGGAGCGCAGTTCGAACTCGGCTCTTCGCCCAGCCCGTTTCAGGTCACCACGACGGATCCTGTGAAAGATAGAAACCCGACCGCTGACCAGAACGAGCACTTCCTGGACGAGATCTGGTTCATCGAGCGCAAGGTCTCCGAGACGAAGGAAGTGGTCGAGTTCGAGCTGACCACGGCGATCGACCTCAACGGCGAGCAGCTGCCCGGTCGTCAGATCATCTCGGGCGTGTGCGGCTGGTTGATTCGGGGCGGTTACCGCGGCCCGTTCTGCGGCTACACCGGGCCGGCCGTGGCCGACGCCAACGACGTCCCGACCACCGACCCCGCGCGTGACCAGTGCGGTGGCAGGGTGGGCAGCTGCAAGCTGCGCTTCGGTGCGGACAAGCCGCTGCCCTACGGCGGGTTCCCGGCCGCCGGCCTGCTCCGCACGTAGTAGACTTTCGACGTCGATGGATAGTCCCGGCCTGGATCGGTGCAGCCGGGGGTCGTAGGGGGCGCGCCTACATTCATGCCCATGGGTAAGGCCATGGGATTGGGCCAGCAAGGGTCGCGCCTTGCGGTGGTTCGAATCCACATCATCGACACTTCTTTCAAGGCCCGCCAAGCGCGGGCCTTTTCTATGGGCGACACCCATGCAACAGACGACCCTGCTGGCCATCCAGGCGCACGCCGTGGCCGAGTACCCACGCGAGTGCTGCGGCCTGATCGTGGCCGGCCGCGACGGGGAGACGTACATCCCGTGCCGGAACGTGGCGACCACACCCAGCGAACACTTCCGGCTGCCAGCGGAGGACTACGCCGACGCGGAGGACCAGGGCGAGGTGCTGGCCGTAGTGCACAGCCACCCGAACGCCTCTGCGACGGCGTCGGATGCCGACCGTGTCATGTGCGAGGCCAGCGGCCTGCCGTGGCACATCGTGAGCGTGGGGCAGTGCACTGGCGCAGATCCGGAGTGTGGCGACCTACAGACCATCGAGCCCGGTGGCTACGAGGCGCCTCTGGTTGGCCGCCAGTTCGCCCATGGGGTGCTGGACTGCTACACCCTGGTGCGCGACTTCTACGCCCGCGAGCTGGGCATCCAGCTCAGCCAGTACGAGCGCGAGGACGACTGGTGGGAGAAGGGCCAGGACCTCTACAGCCTGGACCGGTTGCGCGCCGAAGGCTTCGAGCTGATCGATGGCGAGCCCCAGCGCGGCGACATGGTGCTGATGCAGATCCGCTCGCCCGTGCCGAACCACGCAGGTGTCTACCTGGGCGACGGCCAGATGCTGCACCACATGCACGGCCGCCTGTCGGAGACGGTGGTCTACGGCGGCATGTGGGCCGAGCGCACGCGCTACATCGTCCGGCACAAGGGGGCCCGCCATGGCTGATCGCCTGCGCACCATTCGCCTATACGGCCTGCTGGGTGCACGCTTCGGGCGCAAGTTCCGCCTGGCCGTCAGCAACCCCGCCGAGGCCGTGCGCGCGCTGTGCGTGCTGCTGCCGGGCTTCCAGCAATACCTCATGGGCGCAAAGGTCAAGGGCATGGAGTTCGCCGTGTTCGTCGGGCGGCAGAACCTGTCCAAGGAACAGCTGCACGATCCGCCCGGCGCTGACGACATTCGGATCGCTCCGGTGCTGGTGGGCTCGAAGCGCGGAGGCGTCCTGCAGACGATTCTCGGCATCGTGCTCATCGTGGTCGGCGTCTGGACCCAGAACTACCAGCTCGTCTTCCAGGGCGGCGTCATGGTGCTGGGGGGCGTTTCCCAGATGCTCGCACCACAGCCGAAAGGGCTTGGCGCCAAAGACAGTGCCGAGAACACCCCGAACTACAGCATGAACGGCGCCGTCAACACGCAGGCGCAGGGCAACCCTGTGTCTGTCGCCTATGGCGGCCACGACACCAAGGGAATGTTCGTGGGCTCGGCAGTGATCAGTGGCGGCATCTACGCAGAGGATCAGCAGTGAACGTAGCCATCAAGTATCAGCCCACGCAGCTGGCGCGTGCCTGCTCGCCGGCGGCGATTGCCGGTGCTGGCGGCAAGGGCGGCGGGAACGCCCGCACGCCGGTCGAGACACCCGATAGCCTGCACTCGATCTCCTACGCGAAGATCCTGGACCTGATCAGCGAGGGCGAGATCCGGGGCTTGGTGGCGGGCAATCAGTCCGTCTACCTCAACCAGGTTCCGATCCAGAACAGCGACGGCACCCTGAACTTTGCCGGCGTGCGCGTGGAAACCCGTGCAGGCACGCAGGACCAGGAGTACATCGCCGGATTCCCATCGGTCGAGAACGAGGTCCCGGTCGGGGTCGAGCTGCGCAGTAACGCACCTGTGGTCCGCACGGTCTCCGGCTCTGACCTGTCCGCCGTGCGCATTCGATTCAGCGTTCCTGCGCTGCAGCGGCAGAACACGGAAAACGGCGATACCGAAGGCTACGCGATCGAGTATGCGATCGATCTGTCGGTGAACGGAGGCGCGTTCAGCACGGTGCTCTCCAATGCGTTCCGTGGCAAGACCACCAGCGAGTACCAGCGCAGCCACCGCATTGATCTGCCGGCCGGCACCCAATGGCAGGTGCGCGTGCGCCGCCTGACGCCGAACGCGAACAGCTCGACCGTCGCCGACATCGTCATGGTCCA includes the following:
- a CDS encoding phage tail protein — translated: MAEVFTWCVRTEITGTGDFLVREAQFGDGYRQTASDGLNNETQQWPISIVGRSSKVGPALAFLRARKGAVSFLWTPPLGVQGLYLCKSYTLTPHGNGVYTLNATFEQTFQP
- a CDS encoding C40 family peptidase, with translation MQQTTLLAIQAHAVAEYPRECCGLIVAGRDGETYIPCRNVATTPSEHFRLPAEDYADAEDQGEVLAVVHSHPNASATASDADRVMCEASGLPWHIVSVGQCTGADPECGDLQTIEPGGYEAPLVGRQFAHGVLDCYTLVRDFYARELGIQLSQYEREDDWWEKGQDLYSLDRLRAEGFELIDGEPQRGDMVLMQIRSPVPNHAGVYLGDGQMLHHMHGRLSETVVYGGMWAERTRYIVRHKGARHG
- a CDS encoding phage tail tape measure C-terminal domain-containing protein — its product is MATAGSIVVDLLMRTGSFETDTNRASKQMKKLGKDAGETAADIGRAFGLIGGTIAGGLATAGTAVLGWTRQLVDASAELEKFSRLSGTNEQVFQRMAAGAATVGIQQDKLADIFKDTQDKLGDFLQTGGGAMKDFFEQIAPRIGLTAKELQHLSGPEVLQRYYSALEQAGASQAEMVFYMEAIASDSSMLAPLLARNGEGFKKWGDEAQRLGAVLDADTLAAMKEVKEQSNLIQLAFQGLKNEVAAELLPQFKELTAFLGSDQTKSAFVTITKWVGDLAAEMANGAVLIVNFIDKVNQLRNLDAGGMVSAAGEDALNTQMARLTDQINYAKKNTSGLFGLPLTDGQEEARLKRINDLEAKRLEIQRELTKRYKSEAAGESFKGVTGSVDSTARIPGSGPPTGSGVAGASGRRTGALTKEKSLLEQIQEDYEALYGAGSERADDQIAKLEREIALHGDLSEVAKVNYDIQTNAYGALSEAQAEVLRNLAAVKDAQDDFAALYGDGLQDLASKTQDANSQMSTFADQAARNMQDAFADFLFDPFSEGLGGMVQSFVKTLQRMAAQAAASQIFKMIGNWANSYSGAGSSWINAIGSAIGGTAGGRAGGGPVAGGSMYRVGEGGRPELFEQGGKTYLIPGDAGSVRPITAGLPASSMGAGGGINNNFSTTLNVTNDGTSNTQQGAGSEQGRQVQQAFTQMINQWAVQQSRPGGLFHQMSTRNG
- a CDS encoding tail assembly protein, whose protein sequence is MADRLRTIRLYGLLGARFGRKFRLAVSNPAEAVRALCVLLPGFQQYLMGAKVKGMEFAVFVGRQNLSKEQLHDPPGADDIRIAPVLVGSKRGGVLQTILGIVLIVVGVWTQNYQLVFQGGVMVLGGVSQMLAPQPKGLGAKDSAENTPNYSMNGAVNTQAQGNPVSVAYGGHDTKGMFVGSAVISGGIYAEDQQ
- a CDS encoding phage minor tail protein L, with the translated sequence MITADAQQLEPGGRVTVYELDASSFGADQLFFHAHLQSGVIWWQGQEYGAWPIEATGFERTSDQPPNPRLKVGNLDGRIAAMCMLYGDMVGAKVIRRQTLVKYLDGANFPQIVNLLNNSNAPMGSNWGNSGTTATGLAPAHADGILFTPCAIASGGVTSHNRRGTLRPALVPNGQVAVATFYFKFGTSQKVRLVISNTVGGTYRESLLNINADGSIASSSSNAGQLERLEYSDVGDGVMRAVIRITFNGASSSNPSVLVGPNSAVVGQSVILYGAQFELGSSPSPFQVTTTDPVKDRNPTADQNEHFLDEIWFIERKVSETKEVVEFELTTAIDLNGEQLPGRQIISGVCGWLIRGGYRGPFCGYTGPAVADANDVPTTDPARDQCGGRVGSCKLRFGADKPLPYGGFPAAGLLRT